A single genomic interval of Mangifera indica cultivar Alphonso chromosome 5, CATAS_Mindica_2.1, whole genome shotgun sequence harbors:
- the LOC123217565 gene encoding protein yippee-like At4g27745: MADLIGNRMYSCFKCRNLVSRHDDIVSKGFQATSGRAFLFSHAINIIEGPKEDRHLITGLHTVADVFCSDCGEILGWKYERAYDQSQKYKEGKVVLENFKIVKENW, from the exons ATGGCAGATTTAATTGGGAATAGGATGTACAGCTGCTTCAAGTGTCGGAATCTTGTATCACGCCATGATGATATTGTTTCTAAAGGATTTCAG GCAACCAGTGGTAGGGCTTTCCTATTTAGCCACGCAATAAACATCATTGAAGGGCCTAAAGAGGACCGGCATCTAATAACTGGTCTCCATACAGTTGCTGATGTATTCTGCTCTGATTGTGGAGAGATTCTGGGTTGGAAGTATGAGCGCGCTTATGATCAATCACAGAAGTACAAGGAAGGCAAAGTTGTGCTTGAGAATTTCAAGATTGTCAAAGAAAACTGGTAG